From a region of the Panicum virgatum strain AP13 chromosome 2K, P.virgatum_v5, whole genome shotgun sequence genome:
- the LOC120692835 gene encoding bromodomain-containing protein 4-like, whose product MTPHPTAPEPGPEQAAPAPEAALPLAEAAPAPVKKKRNLPGTPDPDAEVIALSPGTLLATNRFVCEVCGKGFQRDQNLQLHRRGHNLPWRLRQRGPGAAPPRRRVYVCPEPGCVHHSPARALGDLTGIKKHFCRKHGEKRWACPRCGKRYAVQADLKAHAKTCGTREYRCDCGTLFTRRDSFVTHRAFCGALVEEAGRALAPPAPPSPRPPDLEAEENVDKDKEKGQEEEENEDSAVAEAEQPQRVEAPVPEAPQRIPSPPPLPQEPPRRPSPPPLPKEPLRRPSPPPLPKEPPHRPSPPPLPKEPQLFPSPLPFPLEQRPVVAVVPNVDEPEVVPETTVAAKLEDEADQDEDTCFQEADQFKEAELEVSNLLDKDTPMLPCFLPSPSEAIGTDGSSTTCGAGGSVSNSIVPSTATNTFAGLFTSATTSTTSQSRSLRDLIGVDPTFLCLAIGAPSSLFPQTSASNPGTFAAPPAPHMSATALLQKAAEVGASQSSSSFLKEFGLASSSTSSPPSKQPPQGRFTENSTLPWHHRSNQHMEMERHRNHQQREMESSSQPWHHRSTQQMEMERHRNNQQREMESRSRRWHHHRSDQQMDMERHRSNQQMQMEYSTQRWPNHRSNQQMELSNQQMQMESSTQRWPHHRSSQQMELMERHQWSSQQMERESRAMLSGGLGLGLAYESGNSGLPDLMMGPSPLFGPKPATLDFLGLGIGGTMGGSTANGGLPALMVGGELDMGSSAQVPAPWEDANRKTNGRTIL is encoded by the exons ATGACGCCGCACCcgacggcgccggagccggggcccgagcaggcggcgccggcgccggaggcggcgctcccCCTGGCtgaggccgcgccggcgccggtcaaGAAGAAGCGGAACCTCCCCGGGACGCCAG atccGGACGCCGAGGTGATCGCGCTCTCGCCGGGGACGCTGCTGGCGACGAACCGCTTCGTCTGCGAGGTGTGCGGGAAGGGCTTCCAGCGGGACCAGAACCTGCAGCTGCACCGGAGGGGGCACAACCTGCCCTGGCGCCTGCGCCAGCGCgggcccggcgccgcgccgccgcgccgccgggtcTACGTGTGCCCCGAGCCCGGCTGCGTGCACCACTCCCCGGCCCGCGCGCTCGGCGACCTCACCGGGATCAAGAAGCACTTCTGCCGCAAGCACGGGGAAAAGCGCTGGGCCTGCCCGCGCTGCGGCAAGCGCTACGCCGTCCAGGCAGACCTCAAGGCGCACGCCAAGACCTGCGGCACCCGCGAGTACCGCTGCGACTGCGGCACGCTCTTCACCAG ACGGGACAGTTTCGTGACGCACCGCGCCTTCTGCGGCGCCCTCGTGGAGGAGGCCGGCAGGGCGCTggcgccaccggcgccgccatCGCCTCGGCCGCCTGATTTGGAGGCTGAGGAGAATGTGGACAAGGACAAGGAGAAGGggcaggaggaagaggagaacgAGGACTCTGCAGTGGCCGAGGCGGAGCAGCCTCAGCGTGTGGAGGCACCGGTGCCGGAAGCGCCGCAGCGCATTCCGTCACCACCTCCATTGCCACAGGAGCCACCGCGCCGTCCGTCTCCACCTCCATTGCCAAAGGAGCCGCTGCGCCGTCCGTCCCCACCTCCATTGCCAAAGGAGCCGCCACACCGTCCGTCCCCACCTCCATTGCCAAAGGAGCCACAGCTCTTTCCCTCGCCACTTCCATTTCCACTGGAGCAGCGACCAGTTGTGGCAGTGGTGCCAAATGTGGATG AGCCAGAGGTGGTTCCTGAGACAACTGTGGCTGCCAAATTGGAGGATGAAGCTGATCAAGATGAAGACACATGCTTCCAGGAAGCTGATCAATTCAAGGAAGCTGAACTTGAGGTCTCCAATCTGCTGGACAAGGACACTCCAATGCTTCCTTGCTTCCTCCCATCACCCTCAGAGGCCATTGGTACCGATGGGAGCAGCACCACCTGTGGTGCCGGTGGCAGTGTTTCCAATTCTATCGTGCCATCTACAGCAACCAACACTTTTGCCGGTCTGTTTACCTCAGCCACAACAAGCACCACTTCCCAGAGCAGATCTCTGCGTGATCTCATCGGTGTTGATCCCACCTTCCTTTGCCTTGCGATCGGTGCGCCCTCCTCTCTGTTCCCACAGACAAGCGCAAGCAATCCAGGCACTTTTGCTGCACCTCCGGCCCCTCACATGTCCGCGACTGCGCTCCTGCAGAAGGCAGCCGAAGTTGGAGCTTCGCAATCAAGCTCATCCTTCCTGAAGGAATTTGGGCTTGCCTCTTCCTCCACATCATCGCCTCCATCGAAGCAGCCACCTCAAGGAAGGTTTACTGAAAACAGCACGCTACCGTGGCACCACCGTAGTAATCAGCATATGGAGATGGAGCGCCATCGGAATCATCAGCAGAGGGAGATGGAGTCTAGTTCGCAACCTTGGCACCACCGGAGTACTCAGCAAATGGAGATGGAGCGACACCGGAACAATCAACAAAGGGAGATGGAGTCGCGTTCGCGACGGTGGCACCACCACCGGAGTGATCAACAAATGGACATGGAGCGCCACCGGAGTAATCAGCAAATGCAGATGGAGTACAGCACGCAACGGTGGCCGAACCACAGGAGCAATCAGCAAATGGAGCTGAGTAATCAGCAAATGCAGATGGAGTCCAGCACGCAACGGTGGCCGCACCACAGGAGCAGTCAGCAAATGGAGTTGATGGAGCGGCACCAATGGAGTAGTCAGCAAATGGAGAGGGAGTCCAGGGCAATGCTATCTGGGGGTCTAGGCCTTGGTCTCGCATACGAAAGTGGAAATTCAGGGTTGCCGGACCTGATGATGGGGCCATCACCACTGTTCGGTCCCAAGCCTGCTACGCTGGACTTCCTTGGGCTGGGCATCGGAGGGACCATGGGCGGCTCCACGGCCAACGGTGGCCTCCCGGCATTGATGGTTGGAGGAGAGCTGGACATGGGGTCTTCGGCACAGGTGCCGGCGCCATGGGAGGACGCCAACAGGAAGACCAACGGCCGCACGATCCTGTGA
- the LOC120692845 gene encoding homeobox-leucine zipper protein HOX14-like, giving the protein MEQYDELFPPAYVDSSPNLLVPNGTAQGERPRARHRRRRAARCGGGELDGGGDPKKRRLSDEQVEMLELSFREERKLETGRKVHLAAELGLDPKQVAVWFQNRRARHKSKLLEEEFAKLKQAHDAAILHKCHLENEVMRLKERLEVTEEELARVRSAAGSHAVSGDGGDAMGRVVCSGSPSSSFSTGTCQQPCVGGGDHLGDDDLLYVPDYAYADNSVVEWFSLYGIGMM; this is encoded by the exons ATGGAGCAATACGACGAGCTCTTTCCTCCCGCCTACGTGGACTCCTCCCCCAACCTCCTGGTGCCCAACG GCACGGCGCAAGGGGAGAGGCCGAGAGCGCGGCACAGGAGGCGGCGTgcggcgaggtgcggcggcggcgagctggacGGTGGAGGGGACCCCAAGAAGCGGCGGCTGAGCGACGAGCAGGTGGAGATGCTGGAACTGAGCTTCCGGGAGGAGAGGAAGCTGGAGACCGGCCGGAAGGTGCACCTGGCCGCCGAGCTCGGGCTCGACCCCAAGCAGGTCGCCGTCTGGTTCCAGAACCGCCGCGCCCGCCACAAGAGCAAGCTGCTCGAGGAGGAGTTCGCCAAGCTCAAGCAGGCACACGATGCCGCCATCCTCCACAAATGCCACCTGGAGAACGAG GTGATGAGGCTCAAGGAGAGGCTGGaggtgaccgaggaggagctggcgcgggtcaGATCCGCCGCGGGGAGCCACGCtgtctccggcgacggcggggacGCCATGGGCCGCGTCGTCTGCAGCGGGAGCCCGAGCTCGTCCTTCTCCACGGGCACCTGCCAGCAGCcgtgcgtcggcggcggcgatcacCTCGGGGACGACGACCTGCTCTATGTCCCTGACTACGCCTACGCTGACAACAGCGTGGTGGAGTGGTTTAGCCTGTATGGAATTGGAATGATGTAA